Proteins encoded together in one Planctopirus ephydatiae window:
- a CDS encoding DUF1553 domain-containing protein has product MKTMSVWLLVVAMSPSLLAEELSFNRDIRPILSENCFQCHGQDPQHREADLRLDVREEAIKDLGGYRAIVPGKPDDSEMVARLVAHDPDKKMPPPASNRLVTKEQVETIRRWIEEGASYQIHWAYLPPQKSKLPEVQNPSWPRQPFDRLILSGLEKQGIVPSAESSPEVWLRRVSFDLIGLPPTPEEIRAFISDVDQRQEAAYEHAVDRLLQSPHFGERMAMEWMDIARYADSHGFNNDGLRSMWRWRDWVIDAFNDNMPYDQFVLEQLAGDLLPSPTLEQQIATGFSRNHVINSEGGIIDEEYRVEYVADRVRTMSTAWLGLTTECARCHDHKFDPISQRDYYRLFAFFNNVAEHGEDGRTANAVPMIPAPTREQQRVLADQRDRLRLLDAEIADLQKSAEILMDSSDLVESMVTTKETNDDWQWLLEPDESRDRQLGNGISFNASQPLIQVAAKNLPFSKHKQTILSLWIKPNSDNPDEVAILSSIDYGGSPADTQYGKGRELRLVDGELEWRESSRLPVYSRIVVTEGASVSPEQWSQIVVIVGGDNNAAAVRFFVNGQEIATHSLYDGLINEAPDKDVLIGRDNAKDSARFLGQIDELRWSQRLPTSEEIRDEFLKVAIHYARSHLKCETSQSWLMTARSLSNEKLRTLIDQRTALWEEHLALRRELPTTMVMKELGEAQDVHAPLDQYSDRYSNRYRKKYLSQGPRKTYVLTRGNYDAPAEEVDPGALETLLAPWPIDAPRNRLGLARWLTQPQHPLTSRVVVNRFWAQLFGVGLVKTVEDFGSQSEWPSHPELLDWLARDFVDSGWNAKALMKSLVLSAAYRQSSETTPAAVARDPENRRIGRGPRVRLPAELIRDQALAISGLLKPQIGGPSVYPYQPDKLYDGIVVGTEYPGSRWQLSQGDNLYRRSLYTFWKRTVTHPAMLTFDAPDREVCTARRSRTNTPLQALLLWNETGYLEASRQLGARMIKEGGREDSSRVSFAFQLATGRLPVAAESEILVKTLKRLRNDFESRPADAAAFIQMGASPVDQSIAPADLAAAMAVANMILNLDETITKN; this is encoded by the coding sequence ATGAAAACCATGTCTGTCTGGCTCCTGGTTGTCGCGATGAGTCCGAGTCTTTTGGCTGAGGAACTTTCGTTCAATCGTGACATTCGCCCGATCCTTTCCGAGAATTGCTTCCAGTGTCATGGGCAGGATCCGCAGCATCGAGAAGCTGATTTGCGTCTGGATGTGCGTGAAGAGGCGATTAAGGACCTGGGGGGTTACCGGGCGATTGTGCCGGGAAAGCCTGATGACAGTGAGATGGTGGCTCGGCTGGTCGCGCACGATCCTGACAAGAAAATGCCCCCACCAGCTTCGAATCGTCTGGTGACTAAAGAGCAGGTTGAAACCATCAGACGCTGGATTGAAGAGGGGGCCAGTTACCAGATCCACTGGGCTTACCTGCCACCGCAGAAATCGAAGCTGCCTGAGGTGCAAAATCCATCCTGGCCTCGCCAGCCGTTTGATCGATTGATTTTGTCGGGTCTGGAAAAACAGGGGATCGTTCCGTCTGCCGAATCGTCACCCGAAGTTTGGCTGAGGCGGGTGAGTTTCGACCTGATTGGCTTGCCCCCAACTCCTGAGGAGATCCGCGCCTTTATCAGTGATGTGGATCAGCGACAGGAAGCGGCGTACGAGCATGCCGTTGATCGTCTATTGCAATCGCCTCATTTCGGGGAACGCATGGCCATGGAGTGGATGGATATCGCACGCTACGCCGATTCCCACGGTTTCAATAACGATGGCCTGCGGAGCATGTGGCGATGGCGTGACTGGGTTATCGACGCCTTCAATGACAATATGCCTTATGACCAGTTTGTACTCGAACAACTGGCCGGCGATCTGCTCCCTTCGCCCACACTTGAGCAACAGATTGCCACGGGTTTCTCAAGAAACCATGTGATCAACAGTGAAGGGGGCATCATCGACGAAGAGTATCGTGTGGAATATGTCGCTGATCGAGTGCGTACTATGAGTACTGCCTGGCTGGGTTTAACGACCGAGTGTGCCCGTTGTCATGATCATAAGTTCGATCCGATCTCTCAACGGGATTACTATCGTTTGTTCGCCTTCTTTAATAATGTCGCAGAGCATGGCGAGGACGGGCGAACGGCTAATGCTGTGCCGATGATTCCTGCTCCCACTCGCGAGCAGCAAAGAGTACTGGCAGATCAGAGAGATCGATTGCGATTGCTGGATGCCGAGATTGCCGATTTGCAGAAGTCGGCGGAAATCTTGATGGACTCAAGTGATCTCGTCGAGTCAATGGTGACTACTAAAGAAACCAATGATGATTGGCAATGGTTGCTGGAGCCTGACGAGTCGAGAGATCGTCAGTTGGGAAATGGAATTTCTTTCAACGCCAGTCAGCCGCTGATTCAAGTTGCGGCGAAGAATCTCCCCTTCAGCAAACATAAGCAGACCATTCTCTCGCTGTGGATTAAGCCGAATTCAGATAATCCGGACGAGGTGGCCATCCTTTCCTCGATCGATTACGGCGGCTCCCCTGCTGATACTCAATATGGAAAAGGGCGTGAACTGCGATTGGTGGATGGAGAGCTGGAATGGCGTGAGAGCAGTCGCCTGCCAGTCTATTCGCGAATTGTTGTTACAGAAGGGGCGTCAGTCAGCCCGGAACAGTGGAGCCAGATTGTTGTCATCGTGGGGGGAGACAACAACGCTGCTGCGGTTCGGTTTTTTGTCAATGGGCAGGAAATCGCGACGCACAGTTTGTATGACGGTCTGATCAACGAAGCTCCTGATAAAGATGTCTTGATCGGCAGAGACAATGCCAAAGACAGTGCTCGATTTCTAGGTCAGATCGATGAGTTGCGCTGGAGCCAGCGCTTGCCGACGAGCGAAGAGATTCGCGACGAGTTTCTCAAAGTAGCGATCCACTATGCTCGATCTCATCTGAAGTGCGAAACCTCTCAATCGTGGTTAATGACGGCAAGATCATTAAGCAATGAAAAGTTAAGAACGCTGATTGATCAGCGCACCGCGCTGTGGGAAGAGCACCTGGCCTTACGCCGGGAGTTGCCGACGACCATGGTCATGAAAGAACTCGGCGAAGCCCAGGATGTGCATGCTCCCCTGGATCAATATAGCGATCGATACAGCAATCGATACCGCAAAAAATATCTTTCTCAGGGACCGCGTAAGACCTATGTGCTCACCCGGGGCAATTATGACGCACCTGCGGAAGAAGTTGACCCGGGGGCACTGGAGACTTTACTGGCTCCCTGGCCAATCGATGCGCCGCGAAATCGTCTCGGTCTGGCACGCTGGTTGACCCAGCCGCAACACCCTTTAACTTCCCGAGTCGTTGTGAATCGATTTTGGGCTCAACTGTTTGGAGTTGGCCTTGTGAAGACGGTCGAGGATTTCGGGTCACAGAGTGAGTGGCCCAGTCATCCTGAACTACTGGATTGGTTAGCCCGTGACTTTGTCGATTCCGGTTGGAATGCCAAAGCGCTCATGAAATCTTTGGTACTTTCAGCCGCTTATCGCCAGAGCAGCGAAACGACACCAGCCGCTGTGGCGAGAGATCCTGAGAATCGGCGAATCGGACGTGGGCCACGTGTTCGATTACCTGCTGAGTTAATCCGAGATCAAGCGTTAGCCATTTCCGGGTTACTCAAACCTCAAATCGGCGGTCCCAGTGTGTATCCTTATCAGCCAGATAAACTCTATGACGGAATCGTGGTTGGTACTGAATATCCGGGCTCCAGGTGGCAATTAAGTCAAGGAGATAATCTCTATCGACGAAGCTTATATACATTCTGGAAACGGACCGTCACCCATCCGGCCATGCTGACGTTTGATGCACCAGATCGTGAAGTCTGCACGGCCCGTCGCTCCCGAACGAATACGCCTTTGCAAGCTCTCTTGCTGTGGAATGAAACCGGTTATCTGGAGGCCTCCCGGCAGCTTGGTGCCCGCATGATCAAAGAAGGTGGTCGCGAAGATTCCTCTCGAGTCTCCTTCGCCTTTCAACTGGCGACTGGTCGTTTGCCCGTCGCGGCTGAGTCAGAGATTCTGGTCAAGACGCTGAAGCGGTTGCGTAATGATTTTGAGAGTCGTCCGGCAGATGCAGCAGCGTTCATTCAAATGGGTGCCTCGCCGGTCGATCAATCCATCGCACCGGCGGATTTAGCGGCAGCTATGGCCGTCGCCAACATGATCTTAAATCTCGATGAAACCATTACCAAGAATTGA
- a CDS encoding DUF1501 domain-containing protein: MYSIPGYEHISRGDFLSKLGLGIGAAGLMHLLGEPEVQGSPADRSTKPGLPGLPHFAPTAKRVICLFQSGGPSHLELFDDKPVLRERFNEDLPDSIRKGQRITGMVASQARLACQPSKWNFSPCGQSGTKLSELLTHTGTIADDICLIRSVHTEAINHDPAITFFQTGSQLPGRPSMGAWTDYGLGCANENLPSFVVLISVNKERPGQGLLARLWGSGFLPSEHQGVQFRGSGDPVLYLSDPKGITRENRRWMLDGIQELNQQSFTRIGDPEIETRIAQAELAYRMQSSVPDLMDLNHEPEHVLNSYGEDVHVPGSFARNCLIARRLAERGVRFIQLYHRDWDHHGGIHDRLPPMVKDTDQASAALVKDLKQAGLLDETLVIWGGEFGRTPYAQGSARLDAYGRDHHGKAFSIWMAGGGIKPGMCYGETDDFGFNVVNQPVHIHDLQATILHCLGIDHTRLTYRFQGRQFRLTDVHGQVVKAILR; encoded by the coding sequence ATGTACAGCATACCTGGCTATGAGCATATTTCGCGTGGTGATTTTCTATCGAAGCTGGGCCTGGGAATTGGTGCTGCGGGGCTGATGCACCTGTTGGGCGAACCCGAGGTGCAAGGCTCGCCAGCCGATCGATCCACAAAGCCTGGGCTGCCTGGCTTACCTCATTTTGCACCGACAGCAAAACGAGTGATCTGTTTATTTCAATCGGGTGGGCCGTCTCATCTGGAACTCTTTGATGATAAGCCGGTGCTTCGCGAGCGATTCAACGAAGATCTGCCAGACTCGATTCGGAAGGGGCAACGCATCACAGGGATGGTGGCCTCGCAAGCCAGGCTGGCATGCCAGCCCAGTAAGTGGAACTTTTCTCCCTGTGGCCAGAGCGGTACAAAGCTGAGTGAGTTGCTGACTCATACCGGGACGATCGCTGATGACATCTGTTTGATTCGCTCAGTCCACACCGAAGCCATTAACCACGACCCGGCCATTACCTTCTTTCAGACGGGCAGCCAGTTGCCTGGGCGTCCGAGTATGGGGGCCTGGACAGACTATGGTTTAGGTTGTGCCAACGAGAATTTGCCATCTTTTGTGGTGCTGATTTCCGTCAACAAGGAGCGGCCCGGGCAGGGGTTGCTGGCCAGATTGTGGGGTAGCGGATTTTTGCCGAGCGAACATCAGGGAGTTCAGTTTCGCGGCTCGGGTGATCCTGTCCTGTATCTCAGCGACCCCAAGGGAATCACTCGGGAAAACCGTCGCTGGATGCTGGATGGAATTCAGGAACTGAATCAGCAGAGTTTCACCAGAATCGGTGATCCCGAGATTGAAACTCGGATTGCTCAGGCCGAACTGGCCTACCGCATGCAAAGTAGTGTCCCCGACTTAATGGACCTGAATCACGAACCCGAGCATGTGCTGAACAGTTACGGCGAGGATGTTCATGTTCCTGGCAGCTTTGCCCGTAACTGTCTCATCGCTCGACGATTAGCTGAGCGAGGTGTGCGATTCATTCAACTATACCACCGCGACTGGGATCATCATGGTGGTATTCATGATCGACTGCCGCCGATGGTCAAAGATACCGATCAAGCAAGTGCTGCATTGGTGAAGGATCTCAAGCAGGCCGGATTGCTGGATGAGACTCTGGTCATCTGGGGTGGAGAGTTTGGGCGTACTCCTTATGCTCAAGGAAGTGCCAGGCTGGATGCTTATGGCCGGGATCATCACGGTAAAGCATTTTCGATCTGGATGGCGGGAGGTGGGATCAAGCCGGGAATGTGCTACGGAGAGACCGATGATTTTGGATTCAATGTGGTCAATCAACCCGTTCATATCCATGATTTACAGGCGACGATCCTGCATTGCTTAGGGATAGATCACACAAGGCTGACCTACCGATTCCAGGGTCGGCAATTTCGTTTGACCGACGTTCATGGCCAGGTGGTGAAGGCTATTCTTAGATAA
- a CDS encoding cyclic-phosphate processing receiver domain-containing protein, which yields MIDLWLDDERDPENLRIQELFNADAGMVWVKTVDAAMARLRQGNVGFISLDHDLGTTATGYDLACWIEQRAFHNELPRLAWRVHSANTVGASAIRRAMENADRYWTDHERNRSQPESSF from the coding sequence ATGATCGATCTCTGGCTGGATGACGAGCGCGATCCCGAGAACCTGCGGATCCAGGAGTTGTTCAATGCCGATGCGGGCATGGTCTGGGTGAAGACCGTCGATGCAGCCATGGCCCGTCTGCGGCAAGGGAATGTCGGGTTCATCTCGCTGGATCACGATCTGGGAACAACGGCCACGGGCTACGATCTTGCCTGCTGGATCGAACAGCGGGCCTTTCACAATGAACTTCCTCGCCTCGCCTGGCGAGTCCACTCAGCCAACACCGTCGGAGCAAGTGCCATCCGCCGCGCCATGGAAAATGCCGACCGCTATTGGACCGATCACGAACGGAATCGATCTCAGCCGGAGTCGTCTTTTTGA
- a CDS encoding SIR2 family NAD-dependent protein deacylase has protein sequence MSLSHSIAGVITEAARLIAEADALLIAAGAGMGVDSGLPDFRGPEGFWRAYPPFRGKAFHEISTPHWFETDPQLAWGFFGHRLGLYRNTQPHAGFAILHQWAQRPPGGAFVFTSNVDGQFQKAGFKENILYECHGTIHRLQCTTPCSRKLWSAEAVNIEIDPATFRANGNLPHCPHCGAVARPNVLMFRDRTWLATRSDQQARRYTSWLERVRGKHIVAIELGAGVDIPTVRLEAEDQCQTVIRINPRDCDAPLNGVAIPMGAREALYAIDDVLKR, from the coding sequence ATGTCTCTTTCACACTCGATTGCCGGTGTCATCACTGAAGCAGCCCGGCTGATCGCAGAAGCCGATGCACTCCTCATTGCGGCGGGGGCCGGGATGGGTGTCGATTCGGGCTTGCCCGATTTTCGGGGGCCGGAAGGATTCTGGCGGGCGTATCCCCCTTTTCGTGGGAAGGCCTTTCATGAGATCTCGACACCGCACTGGTTCGAAACGGATCCACAGCTTGCCTGGGGCTTCTTCGGGCACCGCCTCGGTCTTTACCGTAATACCCAGCCGCACGCGGGTTTTGCGATTCTTCATCAGTGGGCCCAGCGGCCACCGGGCGGGGCGTTCGTTTTCACCAGCAATGTCGACGGCCAGTTTCAGAAAGCCGGCTTCAAGGAGAATATTCTCTATGAATGCCATGGCACGATCCACCGCCTCCAGTGCACGACGCCGTGCAGCCGAAAGTTATGGTCGGCGGAAGCGGTCAATATCGAGATCGATCCTGCCACCTTCCGTGCTAACGGAAACCTGCCTCATTGCCCCCATTGCGGGGCCGTCGCGCGGCCAAATGTCCTAATGTTCCGGGATCGCACGTGGCTTGCCACTCGCTCCGATCAGCAAGCTCGCCGCTATACAAGCTGGCTGGAGCGAGTGCGGGGGAAGCATATCGTCGCCATTGAATTGGGAGCGGGTGTCGATATCCCCACCGTCCGGTTGGAAGCCGAAGACCAGTGCCAAACCGTCATCCGCATTAATCCCCGTGACTGTGACGCGCCCCTCAACGGCGTCGCCATCCCGATGGGAGCCAGGGAGGCTCTATACGCGATTGATGACGTTCTCAAAAGATAG